From the genome of Gambusia affinis linkage group LG04, SWU_Gaff_1.0, whole genome shotgun sequence:
aacatcaaaatatttaaggaCATGCTATAACTAGAAAGAGGAAAGTTCTTTTAACATCAGGTCCCCTGCTTCCAGCAGCCTGATggtttgttccacttcctggtttgccTTTCAACCAGTCTTCTCCCTCAGCCAGTCCTTcaactcagcaaaacaaaataattaataattaccaAACAAAGGCGTTTACTAAATGTATGCACCCATAATAGTAAACaacctaaaacaataaacacacaaacaaatgaaattataaatgtatggtatgaaaacatttaaataaatactaacactgGGTTAATTGTTGAGGAACCTCCACAGGGGGGAATTTTTTTGGTGCTACTTTAGacatatttgaaagaaagtttggaatattttttcctcattaagtCATTGGGtcttttgacaaaataattataaaataattacaaaataaaaatatgtagacACCAAAACAAGCTTCTCCTTAACCTTTTACATTGTAAACAACTTCAAGCAGTAAAACACAGTTTGTCTCTATGAGTCCAAACATAAAGGAACCaaacacagttaaaaataatgatgcaCCGCTTCCACCTTCTTCTTAATCTGACTGTGACCACGGCATGCTGCATGAATCtggttttcagcttttgtttctgtccttagaagctgcttttctttacagaagtgcacacacacacgcacacacacacacacatcaacacacacacaagcatggTGTGTAGGAGGTAATCATGCTTTCCCCACACAGCATGATTACGTCTCACCAAACAGGAAGAGCAACTGGGTGGAGACAGGAAGCACAATTACCTCTAAATTGTCTGCAAGGAATAAACTGTGTTGATTCCTCCTGCTACTAGTTGCGTTCTAAGTGGTTTGAAGTATTGGGGTTATTTAGACCTCAGAAGTTTTTTACTCTGTGCTCTGTCTGGTGCCTGGTAATCCCATGTGAGCTTTTccatatttgtgtgtgtgtggttttggaaACTGACGTTCTGTTGTTAAACCCAGTACTCTCTCTGTCCACTTTGCCGCTGCCAGACTGTGACATTTTCTGATCTCCTCCTGAGCGTCTTACTAAAACCGCAAAAGGATTAAAACAGGAAGATTTGATCTGCAGCAGCAACCATGTTTAATATGTCTCCAAGAAATGATTTGCACCTCAGCGAAGCTATAAACCTTAAATGACATTCTTCACGTCTGAATACTTTTAGACATCTGGCACACAAAGAGACGCATCAACCTTCAGTCTTCTCACAGGTCATACAAAGACAGTTGGACGAAATATCAGACTAAATGCTGGAGATTAAACAAacctttcagctgctgctctctgctccAGTTCGGGAACTTTTTCTGAATCCTTTCAATGAAGTGAACAAGGATCCCTGTAGCTTGGCGGAGATGCTCCTCGCTGTCCCAGTCTCCTTCCTTACGGTGATATCTAATATCCACCTAcatgtttttggaaataaaatagttCTAAATCTTTCTTTTGGAATCATTTGTCAAGATTTTGCACGTTAGACCTAAACAGTATTTGTCGACCTGCATGAGTCCCCAGGCGTTACCGTGATCCCCCTGACCGTCAGTCAGGGCGTTTCCAGCTCTGGACTCTCTGGAGATGATAGCAGCAATAAGGGCTGGATCAATACCAGACTGATTCCCCACTCTGTTGATTTTGAATTTGTAGTTATTCATTCTTTCGGAATCCATTTGGGCCATGGTTTCTGATGCCCTCACACCTGTTTGGAGAAGTTACAATTTCACAAGTTTGTCCTTTTTCAGCACGACAgattaacattttcagttcagtcGGCTGGGCTGTTTATCTTCAGTATTTACCAGAGTAACCCAGTCTATCCTGCTGAGAGGTTTCCTTAGAAGCACCTGAAGTTTCAACTCTATTGATGTCTCCATAAGCTGTAAACACTTCAACATTTACATAAAGTGCATGAAATAgatgaatttaaatgttaaatcgTACATCAAATCCTTTCTTTAACCACATTTTGAACAAGCTATGTctgaaataatgtttattttttacataattaataaaatacttcatatttaaggagaaaaaatgaatacttctgtttcttttaaatgttacatCAGCATTTGGCCAgacaaaatacattatttaaacaataaaaatactcaCTCATTGTTGCAGTTTCTCTTGCTGATGCTCCCTTGGAGCTGAAGTGGAAGATCTGTTCACTGTTCTGCCGTCTGAGGCGTAAACGCAGTGGGTGCAGGACAATCTCTTATCACCTTTTTTACTTTCGTCTGTGTTATCACACTCAGTGCAGCACAGAAAATTGTGCATGAAAACTCCCATTCTGACCGCTGGAGTGCTTGTGTGCATTTTGAATACAGGAAACCAGAGTTTTACCACAATAGCATTTGTCACCAAGAGTGAAAATGCTCGCTCATTTCCAGTACATCATCATGAAGGCAGAACATGTAGATGAATGCTGTTGTgattaaaataaagtctttaaatacaaacatttagtATTTTACAGTCATCCAGCAGGTTTTCTGATGTCTGGCGAGGATTATTATGGCGTTGACTCAAATTCAGATGTTGAATGGAGCGTGGTTATGTAGAGATTTTATTGAGAAATATAAGAAGAAAATCACTActttctgttattatttttaactgctGCAGCctgtttttttgtgatgttttttgttggttAGACAGAGAGTGAACCAGATCtcaaaaacagtcaaatgtggtgaaattgttttttattcttctgcaACTGAAAAGTGACATTGCTTTGGGGAACATTTTGCCATCTCTGCTCCATCACTCTATTAAAGTAATTTGTCACTTTAGTATTCTTTAAACTTCTCTGGGGAAAAAAGCATCATAACTTCTTTATTAATCTGTTTAACAAAATCTGATATCAACCACAAGGGTCTTAATTGAAGCTTCTTTTTTGGATAAATTAACCAATTCACATTAATCAATCAAACTACATCAGAGATCAAAATTAGATTTAGGAATCTTGTGTCATCCTCTAAAATGTTCCCAGCTtcttatttctgaaaacaaggCATCTCCGGGACAGGAGGTGTAGTTCACCACCTGCCTGTGGCCTTGGATGGTGTAGTTTCCTGTCAGTCCTCCTCCATTCACAGCGCAGAGCGCCAGGTGGTTCCGCAGCAGGTCCATGGCGTGGCGAGACGGCAGTGCGGCCGTGTAGTTTCCGATGATGGACACGCCGTAGCCCAAGGCATTGTGTCCCCTGGTGTGTCTGCCGACGTGGCTCCAACCCCGTCCTTCATAGACGTAACCATCTGATCCGACCACAAAGCTGAAAACGAAGATGCAAGAAAATAGATAATTCAGTGTATCAGTAATTATGACATGAATTGAGATGCGTTTCAGCAGCTGGTTCCCAtgcactgcaaaacatttgagccacaTTTAGTAGTTGTGTCGACTATCTTCtactctttaaataaatttaaatttagattttgaacctaaatgtgaatTTGTGAAAGATAAAGTTACAGcagtaactttttattaattaattgaataaattaCAGAGTTTTTAGATTaacactaacaaaaaaaacaaaagaagaaaaagacaggagtgggaactatttcccagaatgcttagtgGCTTGTTTCTGTATCTTGAGATGGAAGAGCGgtacattgatctgactcttgtgttttacttaggaaaatgtttattttaaagcttgaggataatgttttgttcacactaaatgtttctgagactgaatttattgtgatgtttaataaaattcatcatcagatcagaaattatgttcatgcaatttgaaacaaaaaaaataggcTCACggttatcaaaaatattcaactttgtGAACCCTCAACaaattttgttaaagaaaaaataacatatgatcatatttttaattcaatagtATAGGCTTCTGTCTTTATATCCAATTGTGCAACACAGTGAAACTTTCAAAACTTGATTACCTATATCCAATGTCATTCCATCCACGATCTTCTTGGTGAAAACGCTGCATGGACCTCATGTTACGGGAGCAGCTTGAGAAAGATAAACAAGGCGCCGAAGGCTCGTAAGTATGGTGAACATAGAGAAACTTGAGTGGGAGGGAGAGTGGAATCGGTGTGTCCCGTGAAGCTTTCGCCCCCCACTGGCAGCGAGGGATGATCTGAGGGCAATCTGCATTCAGGAGGACACCGTTAATTAGTTCCTATCTCAGAACGCcatcatttatatatatatatatatatatatatatatatatatatatatatatatatatatatatatatatatatatatatatatatatatatatgttagtTTATTGTACAATGCCAAAGTATTTTTATCctttcaataaaattaaatctgcattttactGGCATTACATTTTGTAGAATAtgatatattatattatatattattgtaaaacaaaacaagaacaaaatattttttacaacatttctcaaattaaatctaaaaagtgtgcaatgtaaatatatttttgctggTGTTCTTGTCTGTTGATCCAGCTTCTCAAATCAACAGACTAATATTTTTGCCCTATTCTTTCTTTCCAAAGTCTTTTGTAGTCACTAAAaggtttttaaggttttttgttattgttttgtctaacattaatatgcatgCATAAAGACTTAATCAACACCCAGAGGTGACACAGCTTCTCAGTAAACTGTGGCAAATCTGTCAAATGATTTGCACATCAGACAGGTGTCATCggttcttatttttaaatctcatttaaaaatgcatttttacttCCGGCCCTTCAAAACAAAGTGAGGCTTTGTCTatgactgttttatttctttgctaaATTTATAACTGTTTGTCTTGAGGTTTTGTATATTTCTAACTGATAGTCTGCCTTCTTTTAATCCTACATTTTTTTGCAGCTCATTAATCAACAttcttcaaattttaaaatgcttcttgCTATGCTACAGTTTACTATGCTATGATTTGATATGTTATACTAATTTAATCTTTTCTATGCTATGGTTTGATATGCTAAGCTATGCTATGCTATTCTATGCTAGGCTAGTATAGCAGTATTTAGCTAATTGATCGTTTCTTCATAATCTGACCCACTTCTTTGCCTCTGCAAAAGACGAGCATccctacagcatgatgctgccactaccacaGTTCTCTGTAGTGTGTTCAGACTGAATAGAAATCCATGCACTTtattgtgttgatctatcacataaaatcccaataaaatacactgaaggtTGTTTGTAGCATGAGAAACTTggtacaaatgtttaaaaaaaagttcaaggaatgtgaacatttttgtaaGTTGCTCTTTCGCCTCTTTACAAAATATATCATAATGTCACCAGATGACATCgaaatctaaaataaactaaagttcAGTTTGTCTAGCAAGAGcaagtaaaaactgattttgaaaaattgtctttcaaaatCAAGTTTTACCTGCAGCCTTATTTTATGCCTAAATACCTCCAACATGATAACATTACTCACCCAGGTACCTgtgcataaatgtttttaatccttCCTGCACCGCCTTTCCCAAACCAGAGTCCTGAGCAATCCATTCTGTCTTCTCCAGCTTCCAGACCAGTGTTAGTGTCGTCATCACTTCAGTGTGAAGATCAAGTGGCTCCAGAAGTTGCCTTGAAAGTTGCCTTCTCTTCGGGCTAATGTAGCTTGTCACAGCATCAATGCCTTGTTTCtcagtcagagtgaaattatagTATCCCCTTAAGATCTCACTGAGGGCCTGAGGCTGCTCAGATGCTGGCAATTTGCTGAGATGCATGCCCAGTAGAAGTCCATCCATGCCACCATTTATAACAGCATCTGTGGCCAGAGTGGCAGGCCGAGATATCTTAAACACCTTTGGCTGCTCCACATTGTCCCAGCACCCGTTGGGACCCAGACGCATGGATGGTGGGATGTCCTGAAGGCTTAGAAACGACAGGCCCAACGTCCTACCGAGGGACAGAGGAAAGAGCCCAAGAGCTTCGGTTCCTTCCATCTTGGCTTTCAGTCCTGATTCAATCGCTAACAGTAGGGGTGCAAGAGCAACCGTGGTCCCGTCCGGAGCGAGGACCACCCCGCGCTCCTCACCGTTGTCAGTCACAATGTGGTGAATAGCTTTGTCAAAAAAGCTGAAAGATGTTGCATTTAGGATTGATCCCTCCAAACCCTCTGTGTCACTGAGATTATGCGACGCGCCTAAGAAATGGATGGTCATCTGATCATCGTGGCCAGCCGTCCTCCGCAAAGCTCTAACCAGAGCCAGGGGCGACAGACCAGGGTTGGAGTCTTCAACCTGCTGCACAGCTTGGATGAAGCTCTCCATGTTACGCACGTTGATGCCTGAAAGAAATATGATGGATGTTTACTATAGATCAGTAAAGTCATTGATCCAGAAAGCCACTCACTTTATGGACGTTCACTTGTGGCATTTGAGATTGAAACTTAATTACACGCCttaaactaaaatgaatgtTGGACTCCATGAAAAACCGCTTTAAGGATTACCTCTTAtacttccttgaacaggttagaaaAGGTCTATAGAcaatacataaaatgttcatcaaatctttttgcacaaaatcattcttagatagtaagattttagtctggtcagtaCTGCGTATTTATACAAccataaatctttgaaaagcagaagtggagcctcctgcaagTGTTttatcaacaacaaaatacgtgtcttttccagcagccattgtacagcataTGCTGGCGGTAAAaacagctgaccaaatgtgctgaaGCTCCTTTTGGGTTGCTAAGGTGATGGGCTGTGTTTCCTAGGTAACGGTGTAGACTCAATGTGACTCAAAAATCGGGAGGTTTCTGAAACTGTTCTGGACACCAAAAGACAGGAACGTATTGCCAAAAAATAAGTTCCTGCTTTAGACGATGAAGTTTAAAGCAAGAACCAAAAACCACCCAAAATATACctgggtgttttgtttttttaagagtaatggctgtttttagaagcactCAAGACCcaaattgaaatataaaaatgtgcaacatgTGTATTTTGAACAATAGGTcccatttaaatcaaatcaaatcaaatgttatttgtatagcagatttcagcagcaaggcatttcaaagtgctttacgtcaaatcaaacacaaaaacacaatgcaacatagaatcaacaatcaaaacagaacaccaagtcagattccgtcattaaatttgcaattgattacgtttcaaatgcaactctaaacaagtgggtttttagttgagatttaagggaagtcagtgtttcagctgttttacagttttctggaagtttgttccagatttgtggtgcatagatgatttaaaaagaaagcaaatattttttctgtgaagACATGGATTCTTTTAATGACATGGCAGAGGAAATGCTGAAGAAACTGATTTCAACCCAACCACGCAGATCTCGTAGGGCTTTGGAGTTTcaacaaacaggacaaaaattACTGTGatcctaaaaatgttaaaagattatgtttaattttgtcatgtgtttttaataatgcatccaaaacaaacatttttgcttacaATTACAAACATGCATCAactacaatacatttttttaatcccagcaaagttttaaaatgtgaattttcttACAAACGTTTctcatgtctgtgtttaaagTGTTAAGTAAATGAATATTATCACATTTCTATGTAAAGTATCTTCTTCCATATTAACCTCTTCAGATTAGGTGCATTTTTCTTCTAGGATGATATGAATAGACTTAGATCTGTAAAAAATAACTGTGGATAAATGTTCTAGAAAGACAGCATTCAGTTATAAAGGTTAATTGTCTTTGAACTTAATGAGCTTACCTGCTGGCCTGTTGTAGACGGTTAAGAAGTTTAAAGCAAgaaccaaaaatgtaaattgaaaAGAAATCATGTTGCATTTCCTGGTTGTTAGCTTTTAACATccagtttttaatgaaataagaTCACAGGATACATCTAAGATTTGAAatctcttcttttcttgttttgtcataAGAAAAAATTTCCTCCCCAGTAAGAGTCTGGAGGGGCTTCTGAGGGttttgtgtatatgtgtgtgggtgtacaTTCGTGACTTCAATGTTCTGTCCCAATAGTACTATTTGCACACTCATTGGTACAAATATTGATTTAGCCTACAGTCAAGCAGCAAAGTCTGCTTCTCctggttaataaaaaaaagctatgatgagggtttgtttttaaaaataagatccGACTTTCCCGTCGTGTCATTGTTGTCCTTACAAGCGGATCCATTCATGGCTTCTTCGTTGTGTTTGCTTGAATGCAATCgatgtgaaaaataaagcacataCAGAGTTACTGTTTACCATCTAACTGCTGACTACTACCAGAGTGAGGAAACATCTTAGTCACTGCTCATCATGACCAGGGTACTGAACGtagatttgtggaaaaaaacaagtttagaaaacctttttctgcCAATTGGCTcgttcatttttatgtttaaaggcTTTTAAATGTCCATCTATGTGTAATTATTAGTGATAAAGAGCCTGAAATAAGTggactttttattaatattctaaCCATGTGGTCAAAACCTAGATTTTGCCTTTGTGTGGAGTTTGTGCGTTCTCTCTGTGATTTTATGGATTTATTCTCACTTCCTTTCACAGTTCAGAAACATGCATATCAGGTAAAGTGACCTCTCTAACCTGTAACCAAACcctgttttattaaatcaaatcaggTTTGAGGGAGAATGGGTTAAATATCCAATCTGAACTCCACccatctgtttattttacactttaaacCAGATCAAATATAACCCAGAGTTCCTGGAAAGGCAAAGTAGGCCTTTAATCTAATACAGATTAGAAATCTGGAATTAGGAACAAACATTGGTATCACTAGTGTTCAATTAATTTCATCACATTATTTGACAAGTTCTGtacacacaaaatgaaaatatgaaaccaaagaaattaatatttttttgtcatgtttaaatctgtttataACATGTTTTAGAATTCAATCTTCAATATAGTCTgagtgaaaattaaataatagaaaataaaatgctgtaaGAGTTGTGATTCAGAAGGATTACTGAAGGATACttaatttttcataattcaAGTAAATTTGATAAATTCTGAGTAAATACTTTGATTTCTCTCATGCTGTTTGTCCTCTGCATAAATAGACAGGGCAAAATAAAGCTACATTTCTAATGCACTTTTTGAAAGggtatattttaaaagttttacctCAGTTTTTGTACTGTTGCTAATATAGTTAAGTTAGATATAGACACAAACTCAGAGTTCTGGATCCCATTTCCCTCTGTGAAAATGTCTGTGGTTTCTCacttctctttctgcaggtgtagaattctagaatattttcttttattctcctCATCCTTCATCCTATCATCCATTTTTGATCTTTCATTTCCCTTTTCATTTCCATGTCCactgcatttgaaataaactcaaagttatttcaaaaaaaaaaaagcttttttaatgtaaattttaaaatgatttgtgtgttttggctGTTAACCTTAAATAAATCTTATACAGAAACTGTGATTTGAatcacattgaaataaaaatggtaagaaaaaaaaaagttttactttgttggaaagaaggaaaacattgttGTAATAAGAAAAACTCATAAATTCATTGCCAACCATGTATTCCTACACAACACTCAAAATTTACTTGCATATCATACATATAGAGGACCACTTTTAACCTTTTAAGGTCACCTTAAATGACCTTAAAGGGAAGGTTCATTTAAGGTAAGAATGTTTTTTGCAGTGCCACTGATTTAGAGGTATTGTGTAAGTTTTGGTTAAGGTTTGGGTTTAGGAATAGACTAGTAAAGTGTTTTTGTGAGGCATAAATGTAGCTACTAAAATGAATGTGAATCCACAAAAAGTCCTAATACAAaccgctgtgtgtgtgtgtgcgtgtgtgtgtgtgtgtgtgtgtgtgtgtgtgtgtgtgtgtgtgtgtgtgtgcgtgtgtgtgtgtgtgtgtgtgtgtgtgtgtaggttgTATCGCCACCTGCTGTCAGAACTGGGTCAGCTCACCGACACTCAGAATCGGACCACCACAAAACTGACTGCTTTTTTTATATCCAGCAACAACACTGGTcatctctttgtgttttcaaatttctatttttacttatttttagattaacaattttcttttttgtccttgTCTGAGAACATATGTTACACTTCTCTCTGTGACTGATGCAAATATGAGAAATACAGGGTTtggtgaccttttttttttttttttttttagttccagATTTGCTGCGTATTCAATCAGGCATAATTTGGCAGTGGGCACATGTTTTCGTTTTCAGGGTCTCTTTTTTGAACATCAAACTATGAGagattaaatagaaataaatatttatttcctatCTTCTACTATGATTCTGCATCTCCAAGGTGGCTGTGTGGAGAAAGTTAAGCTTGACCAGACTAACGATGATGACAGGACCTTCTATATAATTGAGCGTGAATCCTTTATCAACACCTTCATCTCAGTCCTCAAGGAAAACAATGGCTTGAACTGTGCCGTCTTCACAGATGGCATCATGGAGGCCGTCCTCATCCTCAGTAGTTTCCCTGCCAAAGTCAAAGTTCACTGTCACATGAAGTTCGATGAGAACGTAATCAGGAATTCAATgatatgttaaaatgttactAAGAAATGtaaattgcttattttattacaaaatgccAGTAATATCTATTGACTTCTAATTTAAGTTAGATTAAACATTTGTGTGCAAAATTCccaaatatttttcaagaacttccattgtaaaaataaaaatatatttttttaatatctgcTCTTTCAAACTAGttgcagcagcaattagcaaacacctggtggaactatgtattattaaaatacaaacaccACCACGCCTAACAATGTTGTTGAAGGCTTAATGGAGAAATGTGATGGCATACTGTGAGGCATGGCAAGTTATGTTTGATAAATATAGCAGTTATATAGCTGCGGGTAGCATAATTACCTGATTGTGTTATGAAACGTTactacataaaaatacatactaCTGCTCcatttacagaaagaaagaaagaaagaaagaaagaaagaaagaaagaaagaaagaaagaaagaaagaaagaaagaaagaaagaaagaaagaaagaaagaaagaaagaaagaaagaaagaaagaaagacattcGCGCTGGTCCTTCCTCCTCTGAGTCAGCTGATTACGGTTCGTCAGTCACGTGACCTGGCCGACCGGAAGTTCTGTTGAGCAAACATCGAGGTAAAGCTGCTGGAGTCGCTCGGCAGTTCGTCGTTAAACTGGAATTTCTATCACAGCAGTTTCGTTTTAGtgtttatattgtgttttttaatgtttttggcttttttaaaCCCTAATGGCAGCGACAAGACGGCGGGACTCCTCTGGTAAAGTGTTAATGTTccttttttaatgtatttttccgTTACTCTGCTGTGTTTCCCTTATCTGTACAGAAATCCATGTGTTTTTACGcagtttggttttctgtttagATAAGGTAAGCAAATTTTAGCTAGTTTTGGCATCTGAAATGCAACAagtaggttaaaaaaatattagttataTTAGTTTTTCTGCTAAcaggcagctgcagctgcgtttgtgtgttttggttttgttgacTGCATGTTTAGCTGGAAAACAGTCATCATGAGGTCATCACAGCTGAAAACACTGCATTAAATTTCCCAGTCAGAGATAATAAGAGAGCCAGACAAAGGGTATGTTAGATAAAATAGCAAACACAAAGTTAGATCATACTACGCTTTAAATCTAACTATTAGTGGCAGATTTAAAGCACCGTGTAATTATTGGATCACCTGATGTAATAAGAACCACTCCTGTGTGTAATGTCTGAGTGGTTGCAGAatgtttctgtggttttttttctttttgttaggTCAAGCTGTTGGATCATCCATATCCCAACATGTGAATGTTTTCATGCAGAATAATCACTTTCCAGGTCATAAGCTTCTTACATGCATGGTTGACTTTGCAGTTCTGTTAATGGTGGCTGGAGTTGGGTTTTCCAGCTACAGCTTCCTTCTCCTTTAGACACTCTTCAATTATGCATAATATTTGTTTCAGACTGTGAGGTGTGGTTGAAAACCATTGGCACACCTAGAGAGGCACATATCAGATCTTTCCTCATCTCTGCTGTTTGTGAGGCTTTGGCTTCTAGCTGCTGATTTTAGCTGATTCAACTATTCTCTAAAAAGAACAGTTAGTAacttttaaatgacttatttgTCTTTCTTGCCATGAGCTGCCATAACGTGGAGCAGCTCAATATGCCATGTGGGAGAGAGCAGTTGCTTTAAAGCAGggttttagtattattttaaatcaaaagaagaagaaaaagtatcCTTTGTTGTCCCAAAGTGGAAAAAATCCACGTGTAACAGCAGGAAAGAGACAGTGCATTGACTCATGTAGATTCacacaaatgtaaaagtattcaaatatataaaaatagcaTAAAGAATGATATATTGTCCTGTAAGGGTCAGATTGTGATATTAAATACTGAACTCAGATTCAAAGAATGAGCAACaaagtaggatttttttttcacaaatgtgtTTCTACATTAGAGACACCAGTCCATGATAATACATGTAATGTATGACATAAAACCTGAGATATGCAA
Proteins encoded in this window:
- the LOC122830222 gene encoding lysozyme g-like isoform X3, with product MMFTAYGDINRVETSGASKETSQQDRLGYSGVRASETMAQMDSERMNNYKFKINRVGNQSGIDPALIAAIISRESRAGNALTDGQGDHGNAWGLMQVDIRYHRKEGDWDSEEHLRQATGILVHFIERIQKKFPNWSREQQLKGLAEGEDWLKGKPGSGTNHQAAGSRGPDVKRTFLFLVIACP
- the LOC122830218 gene encoding N-acetylmuramoyl-L-alanine amidase-like, translated to MISFQFTFLVLALNFLTVYNRPAGINVRNMESFIQAVQQVEDSNPGLSPLALVRALRRTAGHDDQMTIHFLGASHNLSDTEGLEGSILNATSFSFFDKAIHHIVTDNGEERGVVLAPDGTTVALAPLLLAIESGLKAKMEGTEALGLFPLSLGRTLGLSFLSLQDIPPSMRLGPNGCWDNVEQPKVFKISRPATLATDAVINGGMDGLLLGMHLSKLPASEQPQALSEILRGYYNFTLTEKQGIDAVTSYISPKRRQLSRQLLEPLDLHTEVMTTLTLVWKLEKTEWIAQDSGLGKAVQEGLKTFMHRYLDCPQIIPRCQWGAKASRDTPIPLSLPLKFLYVHHTYEPSAPCLSFSSCSRNMRSMQRFHQEDRGWNDIGYSFVVGSDGYVYEGRGWSHVGRHTRGHNALGYGVSIIGNYTAALPSRHAMDLLRNHLALCAVNGGGLTGNYTIQGHRQVVNYTSCPGDALFSEIRSWEHFRG
- the LOC122830222 gene encoding lysozyme g-like isoform X1; this encodes MMFTAYGDINRVETSGASKETSQQDRLGYSGVRASETMAQMDSERMNNYKFKINRVGNQSGIDPALIAAIISRESRAGNALTDGQGDHGNAWGLMQVDIRYHRKEGDWDSEEHLRQATGILVHFIERIQKKFPNWSREQQLKGGIAAYNMGDGNVHSYENVDENTTGKDYSNDVVARAKWYKRNGY
- the LOC122830222 gene encoding lysozyme g-like isoform X2, whose translation is MTYGDINRVETSGASKETSQQDRLGYSGVRASETMAQMDSERMNNYKFKINRVGNQSGIDPALIAAIISRESRAGNALTDGQGDHGNAWGLMQVDIRYHRKEGDWDSEEHLRQATGILVHFIERIQKKFPNWSREQQLKGGIAAYNMGDGNVHSYENVDENTTGKDYSNDVVARAKWYKRNGY